Within Oncorhynchus masou masou isolate Uvic2021 chromosome 17, UVic_Omas_1.1, whole genome shotgun sequence, the genomic segment AGGCAATGTTCTCCACCAGTGCTAGAAACAAGACTCTTAATGTCTCATGGGAGAAAACACTCAGTAGACGCATTGATGGGAACAGAATATTATGTCTACGTGTTTACCAGAAACATTCATGGAGCACTCAGAAAGCTTGCATGTGTTTCAGAAATAAATGGCTTGTCGCCTCTTTCTTAACTGTAAGGGTACTgctaatttgaaaaaaaaaaatatatatacatttttaatcactccctccctctcataaTCAAGTCTATTGATTTTGGTTCCAGAAGCATAATGAGGACGACAGTATTAATTCCCTTGATGGGGGGGTGAATGCTATGAAAGCGGATCAACTTCTCAGAGGTTGATCAGCACACACTGTAATGGTACTAACCGCTCACTATCTGTATGCATGGCTCTGTGCACTATGCTCTAGTGTTGCCCACTTCCCCGGGTAAATGTTACACAGCTGTGCTTTTGTCTATCCATGACCTTGACGAGTCAATGAAAAATGTTTCCATTGACCCATCATGTCGATGGACAAtaccctgaggtgtgtgtgtgtgtgtgggtggtcaGAGAGCTTAGTGGGTTGGGGTGTCAATAATGACTTGGCAGTGTGTGGGGCTGGACCGGATTGTTTAATATAGATCCAATGGCTTTTGCGTCGTGTTGGCAGATCGCTCGGTGACCGATTAAAAACGATGGAGCACTAGGTCATTGTTTGGGGTTAGAGGGGAGGTATTACTGAAGTAGAAGTTGATTGATGGGTTAGGGGGTGTACAGACAGAGGGTCCAATATGATGACAATAGCCTGTAGTTGGTATCTGATGTCTACTTTTCTGGGCAAGTGACGGGGTTAAATCCTCTGCACCCAATTTGTACAACAGCTCTTACATCGTAGCCTACTGTGGTGTTGTAGCTTTCCCTGCAtggaccctgaacacacacacatctcacccTGTTTTCTGGGCCATGGTTATTAATAGACTATGACCTACAGATGACATGTCTCATATTAAATCCTGTGGCCTGTCAAACACTGTtgtaaaacagcaacattttctctcagcctcatggcaaaatgtggagaacagcatgagattagctataaaactgcaaaTTTTTCTctttgccccatggcaaaatgtgtagaattgcaggaagttAGCTGTTTTGTCTGGCTACGCTACTGCTACAACAGAAAGACTATACACTAAAACATGTTCTCCCATGTGATTGGCCAAAAATGTTTATTTCAACTTGTTATTAAATTGACAACTGAAACATTCCTAGCAAGCAGTGTGCAGGAGTTTCTTCTCTAATCTCTCTGGCATAGATGACAACGAGTGAAAGCGGAAAAGCCGAGTAAGTCCAGGCCAGCCCGGCCCGTTCTCCCCTACTCTCCGCTGGCAGATGGCACAGGGGAGCGTGGGCGGGGGGGTGGCACTAAACCCCTGGAGATTCCCCAAAGAGCTCCACTCCCTGTCACGCTAGGATCAAAACAGGAGAAGAGTTATAGtactgctctttctctctctgtctatatgcATTTCaatctctgtccgtccccccactccctccctctctccacacctgAACCCACTTTGACACACCATCTCAGTGATTGAGTCtccatatccaactgaccagATGTCTGAATATGATTGACTTTCTTTTCTCCTCATGTAATGCCTGTTCTAACCAGGTCAATGTCATAAGCCTGGCCGTGTTCGGGTGTTACATAATCATTCGAAACAGCTGGGTCACTTTGAGCAGATTTAGGACGGGATGCTGCAGCACCTAATTTACTCCCCTTGACTGCAATGTATTGAGAAAAACATTAGCTACTGTGACATTTTACCTTTCTGCAAAAACGTCTCAGGATGACCTTTTCAGGCTAATAATGGGCTGCTCTTAGAGATGCCTCCGCTCCACTGGGAACACCTGGTATCTAGCTGGAACAATAGCTATATCCCAAACCCTTATCCTATGTTCCCCATCCAGTGTCTATGTCTTTCACGTGCCTTTACCTTTTCAGGCTAATAATGGGCTGCTCTTAGAGATGCCTCCGCTCCACTGGGAACACCTGGTATCTAGCTGGAACAATAGCTATATCCCAAACCCTTATCCTATGTTCCCCATCCAGTGTCTATGTCTTTCACGTGCCTTTACCTTTTCAGGCTAATAATGGGCTGCTCTTAGAGATGCCTCCGCTCCACTGGGAACACCTGGTATCTAGCTGGAACAATAGCTATATCCCAAACCCATATCCTATGTTCCCCATCCAGTGTCTATGTCTTTCACGTGCCTTTACCTTTTCAGGCTAATAATGGGCTGCTCTTAGAGATGCCTCCGCTCCACTGGGAACACCTGGTATCTAGCTGGAACAATAGCTATATCCCAAACCCATATCCTATGTTCCCCATCCAGTGTCTATGTCTTTCACGTGCCTTTACCTTTTCAGGCTAATAATGGGCTGCTCTTAGAGATGCCTCCGCTCCACTGGGAACACCTGGTATCTAGCTGGAACAATAGCTATATCCCAAACCCATATCCTATGTTCCCCATCCAGTGTCTATGTCTTTCACGTGCCTTTACCTTTTCAGGCTAATAATGGGCTGCTCTTAGAGATGCCTCCGCTCCACTGGGAACACCTGGTATCTAGCTGGAACAATAGCTATATCCCAAACCCATATCCTATGTTCCCCATCCAGTGTCTATGTCTTTCACGTGCCTTTACCTTTTCAGGCTAATAATGGGCTGCTCTTAGAGATGCCTCCGCTCCACTGGGAACACCTGGTATCTAGCTGGAACAATAGCTATATCCCAAACCCATATCCTATGTTCCCCATCCAGTGTCTATGTCTTTCACGTGCCTTTACCTTTTCAGGCTAATAATGGGCTGCTCTTAGAGATGCCTCCGCTCCACTGGGAACACCTGGTACCTAGCTGGAACAATAGCTATATCCCAAACCCTTATCCTATGTTCCCCATCCAGTGTCTATGTCTTTCACGTGCCTTTACCTTTGGCCAGAAATAGTACTATCTAAGGAATAGGACATCACAAAAACAGGAGTCCTCTAACCTCTCCCATGGTTCCTATACTGATGTCAGGTCTCTCTGGCAGGCTGCTCTGCTGGAGGCCGGCGGTGGTGGTGATAGGGGTGTTTTGGGGGACGGTGGGGGTCAGCAGGTCAGCAGTGGAGGTGCTGGGAGTATGGTCCCTCTGGTGAAGCTCTGTGTGTCTGAAAGCCTCTCCGCCTCCGTTGTAGGCGGCTTGGTAGCTGGTCTCATTAGGGAGGTGGGAGACCCCCGATCCGGGACTGGCATACGGGGCAGGGGGGCGTTGTTTCCTGGTGGTCTTGGCTGGTCTTGCCCCCGTCCACGGCCTGTACTCCTGTCtacgaggaggagaggatggaagggTAAGAGCGAGCGCTCACGGTCTGCAAAAGTAGTTTTATTTTACAAACACTGCAAACGTTTTGTCCTTTAGCTTTTTGCTCTTTGTACTGTTTATTTAACATAGAACATTTAGCTATGAACCAACCAAATGATGAAGGAACCAATCAGAGAGCAAGGTAAGGCCCAATGACATAGGCTTATCATTGAATGGTAATGACATGATTGGGGCTACAGCAGAGTGGGTAGAGGGGCTCAGTTGGGTTCTGTTAATGGGGCATCTAGGGGAATGAGGCTGGGGTCATGCTGTCATCGAATAAAACAGACAACAGTATTATTCAAAGGTAGCTGCCGCATCGGATGATCATTACATCAGGATCTCAGGCAGAATAGCTTCAACTTGTTTTTTAATGgacttaaaaataaaaataaagtgtGTCCAACAAGGGGGGGGGGTATAACAAGTGTGTGAGTTTATGAATAATCGAAAGCGTTTTGCTGTGTTTCTACTTCAGCAGCAGCCAACTTTACAGATTAAAGCTATTGATTATTTCTGTAGCATGACACTTAATGTATCCAATTTCTttcgcgcaaacacacacacacacacacacacataaagacctAGCCTGATAGCAATTTCCGTTGAGACGGGTATTACATGATTATGCATACTGCAGATTAGATTCAGGACaatgccccactgtacataatcCATCCAAATGATTTAACGAATTTCAGCGCGTGCATCATTAGCTAATAAAATAAAGCAAACTTGAAGCACACGAATGGAATCGTTAGGTTTGAGCGCAATGGGTTGTCAATGTTTTTTTTAGTGAGTGAAGAGCTCCAGGTGCTGAAATGAAAGAAACACAGCGGTTCTGAAAGAACATGGTCAGAGTGATGGAACCTACCTGTAAGAGCTTTTGGCTGTTGCCGTCCCCTGCTCCCCCCACCTCTGTCTgccccgctcctctctctcccgcaTGTCTCCTCTCGTCTGGCTCGCATTGGGGTTACTGTTCACGGAGCTATCCGAACCAACTTCACCCCCTTTTCCGACATTGCTGATCCAGGGAAAATTCTCCTTCTTCGGAATAGGCCAGGGTTTGTAATCCTGCTTGTACTGGGTGACAGTGGAGAAAGGCACACCGGTTTGTTGGTAGTCATCCTGGGGTTTGAAGTTGGGCTCCCTCCGGCCCCTCAATGACCTCTGGGTCCCCGGGGCATCTCCCGGTGTCTGGGGGGATCCGCGATGTTCCGTGGTGGAATAGTTGTGCCTCAGAACCCGGTCCGTCGGTACCTGCCTGGTGACAGATTGTACCTCTTGGTCGGTGATGTCCGAGTAGTTCTGTATGGTCAGTGGCACTGAAAGATCGGATTTATCAAACTGGTTCCAGAATCGAGCCAGACAGCACACTCTGCTTATGCACGGCCAAGCCATGGCGATTTGGTTCGAATAAAAAAAATAGGCTAATCAACGAAAAGGGGGAAAAAAGAAAATAAGGAAAATTGCAAAAAAAATAGATAAATATATTTATCAAACGTTAGCTACATTCAGAAGTGCCGCCGTGTGTATGCGCCCATTCCTGCAAACCTTCGCCAGCGTGCTGTCTCCACGCCACCGCTCTGGAATGCCAAGATGGGAGCGGAGCCGCTCGTACGCTGTCATTGCACATTCTTCTCACGTGGTACTGAAGGCTTCGAGTTGATGCAGAGAAATCTATAGCAAATGATTCATCTGAAGTCCAACAGAGAGAAAAGCTTTGCGATTGCTATTCAGGTCAAGTTATTCCATTACAAATTCAGCAAGAATATGTTATTTTCTGTCATTCCAAAACTGCATCAAACATAATGGGCCCATCATGCACAACCCATTATTAGCCAAGTAATCAAACTCATGGTAGCCTATGCTCTCTGAACATAAATCTGAAACTGACAATTAGGCTGAGGCTATATGGTCTAAACTTGAAGTATAAAAATAATCATTGAGAGGTCAATCACATCATGGCTCTGACAAGGCTTTAGAAGGAGTAATTGCAGTCATCTGCTTTTGTGTGAAACCCTCCACATGGCTGCCACGAGACAGCTCTTGCTCATGTTGCCTCTGGTCACCACAGGTAAATAAACTGTTGGCTCTATACTCCGGCTGTTGTCATATTTTCCCAGGTAAACGCATTCATGTAATAAACCAGGGAAGCTTGAAGATCCAGTCAATTAACCaattatactaaacaaaaatataaacgcattcATGTAATAAACCAGGGAAGCTTGAAGATCCAGTCAATTAACCaattatactaaacaaaaatataaacgcattcATGTAATAAACCAGGGAAGCTTGAAGATCCAGTCAATTAACCaattatactaaacaaaaatataaacgcattcATGTAATAAACCAGGGAAGCTTGAAGATCCAGTCAATTAACCaattatactaaacaaaaatataaacgcattcATGTAATAAACCAGGGAAGCTTGAAGATCCAGTCAATTAACCaattatactaaacaaaaatataaacacattcATGTAATAAACCAGGGAAGCTTGAAGATCCAGTCAATTAACCAATTATactaaacaaaaaatataaacgcattcATGTAATAAACCAGGGAAGCTTGAAGATCCAGTCAATTAACCaattatactaaacaaaaatataaacgcattcATGTAATAAACCAGGGAAGCTTGAAGATCCAGTCAATTAACCaattatactaaacaaaaatataattgcaTTCATGTAATAAACCAGGGAAGCTTGAAGATCCAGTCAATTAACCAgttatactaaacaaaaatataaacgcattcATGTAATAAACCAGGGAAGCTTGAAGATCCAGTCAATTAACCaattatactaaacaaaaatataaacgcattcATGTAATAAACCAGGGAAGCTTGAAGATCCAGTCAATTAACCaattatactaaacaaaaatataaacgctttgctgagttacagttcatattagaaaaccagtcaattgaaataaatccattaggccctaatctatggatttcacatgactaggcagGGGCACAGACATGGGTGAGCTTGGTAGGACATAGGCAcatccacttgggagccaggcccaaccaatcaaatcacatgttatttgtcacatgcaccggaTACAATAGGTGTTTATttaccttaccgtgaaatgcttacttactagcctttaaccaacaatgcagttcaaaatCGGTTTTCCTCACAAAAGTGCTTTCTTAAAGACAGAAATACTCCACAGCACCCCACCTCCCCCCTCTGACAACCCTGCAGATGAAGAAGCTGTGGGGCAGGTTGgacctactgccaaattctctaaaacgacattggtagagaaattaacattcagttctctggcaacagctctggttgacattcctgcagtcagcatgcgaATTAGAatcctcaaaacttgagaaatctgtggcattgtgtcacTATTTATATACTATTTTTGTgcgtatgaaacatttctggtatcttttatttcagcccatgaaacatgggaccagcaccacacgtttatatttttgttcagtgtagctaTAGAAAACCCAATTCATTATTGTTTCTTGTGATTAGGCTACCTCTCAGCATTCTGCCCAGAGATTTAAAAAAATCAGACTGAATTGCTTATAAAAAACGAAACTACCCAGTAAATAAGTCCCTAGATAAACTTGAAGATGGAGagatgtgtttttgttttgtcaattATAGATGGCGTGCTGGCATGGGAGGAAGGGAGCTTAACAGAGGTCCTAAAAACAGGAAATGCGTTACCTCTGGTTCATTAAGCCATTCCTATGTGACAAATGAATAGGGAAATAATGGGGGTTTGGGATGAACACTGAAAATGCAGCCCATTATCAGCCTGACAACGTCATCCTGGCAAGTTTTTATAAAAAGGTCAAATGTCAGAGCAGCTGATATTTTTCTGAATACGTTGCAGTCAATTGGAAAAGAGGAGTGTCACAGGGCTGGTTCTTATGTCAATACATAGCAGTCAATGGGAAAAGAGGAGTGTCACAGGGCTGGTTCTTATGTCAATACATAGCAGTCAATGGGAAAAGAGGAGTGTCACAGGGCTGGTTCTAATGTCAATACattgcagtcaatgggaaaagaGGAGTGTCACAGGGCTGGTTCTTATGTCAATACATAGCAGTCAATGGGAAAAGAGGACTGTCACAGGGCTGGTTCTTATGTCAATACATAGCAGTCAATGGGAAAAGAGGAGTGTCACAGGGCTGGTTCTTATGTCAATACATAGCAGTCAATGGGAAAAGAGGAGTGTCACAGGGCTGGTTCTTATGTCAATACATAGCAGTCAATGGGAAAAGAGGAGTGTCACAGGGCTGGTTCTTATGTCAATACattgcagtcaatgggaaaagaGGAGTGTCACAGGGCTGGTTCTTATGTCAATACATAGCAGTCAATGGGAAAAGAGGAGTGTCACAGGGCTGGTTCTTATGTCAATACATAGCAGTCAATGGGAAAAGAGGAGTGTCACAGGGCTGGTTCTTATGTCAATACATAGCAGTCAATGGGAAAAGAGGAGTGTCACAGGGCTGGTTCTTATGCCAATACATAGCAGTCAATGGGAAAAGAGGAGTGTCACAGGGCTGGTTCTTATGTCAATACATAGCAGTCAATGGGAAAAGAGGAGTGTCACAGGGCTGGTTCTAATGTCAATACATAGCAGTCAATGGGAAAAGAGGAGTGTCACAGGGCTGGTTCTTATGTCAATACATAGCAGTCAATGGGAAAAGAGGAGTGTCACAGGGCTGGTTCTTATGTCAATACATAGCAGTCAATGGGAAAAGAGGAGTGTCACAGGGCTGGTTCTTATGTCAATACATAGCAGTCAATGGGAAAAGAGGAGTGTCACAGGGCTGGTTCTAATGTCAATACattgcagtcaatgggaaaagaGGAGTGTCACAGGGCTGGTTCTTATGTCAATACATAGCAGTCAATGGGAAAAGAGGAGTGTCACAGGGCTGGTTCTAATGTCAATACATAGCAGTCAATGGGAAAAGAGGAGTGTCACAGGGCTGGTTCTTATGTCAATACATAGCAGTCAATTGGAAAAGATAAGCGTCAAACAATTC encodes:
- the LOC135558225 gene encoding microtubule-associated protein 6 homolog — protein: MAWPCISRVCCLARFWNQFDKSDLSVPLTIQNYSDITDQEVQSVTRQVPTDRVLRHNYSTTEHRGSPQTPGDAPGTQRSLRGRREPNFKPQDDYQQTGVPFSTVTQYKQDYKPWPIPKKENFPWISNVGKGGEVGSDSSVNSNPNASQTRGDMREREERGRQRWGEQGTATAKSSYRQEYRPWTGARPAKTTRKQRPPAPYASPGSGVSHLPNETSYQAAYNGGGEAFRHTELHQRDHTPSTSTADLLTPTVPQNTPITTTAGLQQSSLPERPDISIGTMGEEQLVRTKLSPNPSAVFQSGSRIFNI